The proteins below come from a single Tsuneonella deserti genomic window:
- a CDS encoding response regulator produces the protein MSGSMLRQLPMLGPLAAAVALSAVVVWVASGDVVAALSFTGALVVFLAAGLTLARMRSPSASEGIASPDWSVTVAAIERPGEAVAIVDRANRLVCANTVYSHWFGASSAPPNLPLARAGLEAIARAAREAWRDGRGEVDRVEAADGISIWSARAERAGRGEDYLVWRFVGLAEEDFVEDLARRVTGQFGRLLSRGGVEAAIVGPDGMVRAAGSGFAQRATGDAAATLAGQEFATLLRADERERIFFAREGRRGNPQTLIHVPLGDASDAREPGADEAASLMLLIDNAVGLGGRAEVAGTGAAPQLEALLGALPLGLAMTDRDGRFLFANAPFRRAAGIESDTLPSFPSDLVVAEDKGPLVDAVRRLGKGSARAIDMAVRLRGAADDPVSLGIAGVRGLGEAAVLLSLADSTEETKLKRQVAQATKMQAVGQLAGGVAHDFNNVLTAVIGTCDLMLLRHTPGDSDYDDIQQIRANSNRAAALTRQLLAFSRQQTLRPEVLQLPDVISEVSLLLKRLLGEKIQLRVHHDRDLGPVRADPQQLEQVIVNLAVNARDAMLAKGSAGGRLSIATRRITARDVRQMGAEILPEGEYTALVVQDTGGGIPPDHLSKIFEPFFTTKEQGRGGAMGGTGLGLSTVYGIVKQSGGFIFADNIPATAVGGRAGARFSVYFPVHHGQAPSKRRPADAAPAVQWSGGGKVLLVEDEDMVRAVADRALTRAGYQVTACADGEAGLAAIANGGTFDIVVSDVVMPGMDGPSMARAIRRVRPSLPILFMSGYAEEQLRREIDIVDMHFIAKPFSVQQIADKVGGVLSNARTAAPATAG, from the coding sequence ATGAGCGGATCCATGTTGCGCCAATTGCCGATGCTCGGCCCACTCGCGGCGGCGGTTGCGCTCAGCGCCGTAGTGGTCTGGGTGGCGAGCGGGGACGTCGTGGCCGCCCTCTCGTTCACCGGGGCGCTCGTGGTTTTTCTGGCTGCCGGCCTGACGCTCGCGCGAATGCGTTCGCCTTCGGCGTCCGAAGGCATCGCTTCACCCGACTGGTCTGTTACCGTAGCGGCGATCGAGCGCCCCGGCGAGGCGGTCGCGATCGTCGACAGGGCCAATCGGCTCGTCTGCGCGAACACGGTCTACAGCCATTGGTTCGGAGCGAGCAGCGCCCCGCCGAACCTTCCGTTGGCGCGCGCGGGTCTCGAAGCGATTGCGCGAGCCGCGCGCGAAGCATGGCGGGACGGCAGGGGAGAGGTGGACCGCGTGGAGGCCGCCGACGGCATATCGATATGGAGCGCGCGGGCAGAGCGTGCGGGCCGGGGAGAGGATTACCTCGTCTGGCGCTTCGTCGGCCTGGCGGAGGAGGACTTCGTCGAAGACCTCGCGCGGCGGGTAACCGGTCAGTTCGGCCGCCTGCTTTCGCGCGGCGGGGTCGAGGCAGCAATCGTTGGTCCTGACGGAATGGTTCGCGCAGCCGGATCCGGCTTTGCCCAGCGCGCAACCGGCGATGCCGCCGCGACCCTGGCGGGGCAGGAATTCGCCACCCTGTTGAGAGCGGACGAGCGGGAGCGCATCTTCTTCGCCCGCGAGGGAAGGCGCGGCAACCCGCAAACCCTCATCCATGTGCCGTTGGGAGACGCGAGCGACGCACGGGAGCCCGGCGCGGACGAAGCTGCGTCGCTGATGCTGCTGATCGACAACGCAGTTGGCCTTGGGGGCCGGGCGGAGGTCGCAGGAACCGGGGCGGCACCCCAGTTGGAAGCGCTCCTCGGCGCACTGCCCCTGGGCCTGGCGATGACCGATCGTGATGGCCGCTTCCTGTTTGCCAATGCGCCTTTCAGGCGTGCCGCGGGAATCGAGAGCGATACGCTCCCGTCGTTCCCGTCCGACCTGGTTGTCGCGGAGGACAAGGGGCCGCTCGTCGACGCCGTCCGCCGGCTGGGAAAGGGCAGTGCGCGGGCAATCGATATGGCCGTGCGGCTGCGCGGGGCGGCCGACGACCCGGTTTCGCTGGGCATCGCCGGCGTGCGAGGGCTTGGAGAGGCGGCGGTGCTGTTGAGCCTCGCGGATTCGACCGAGGAGACAAAGCTCAAGCGCCAGGTCGCACAGGCGACCAAGATGCAGGCTGTCGGGCAACTTGCCGGCGGCGTGGCGCACGATTTCAACAACGTGCTTACGGCAGTCATCGGGACCTGCGATCTCATGCTGCTGCGCCACACGCCGGGTGACAGCGACTACGACGACATCCAGCAGATACGCGCCAATTCCAACCGGGCCGCTGCGCTGACACGCCAGCTTCTCGCCTTCAGCCGGCAGCAGACGCTGCGGCCCGAAGTCCTGCAGTTACCCGACGTGATCAGCGAGGTAAGCCTGCTGCTGAAGCGGCTGTTGGGCGAAAAGATCCAGCTCAGGGTCCATCACGATCGGGACCTGGGACCGGTAAGGGCAGATCCGCAGCAGCTGGAGCAGGTCATCGTCAACCTGGCGGTCAACGCCCGCGATGCAATGCTCGCCAAGGGATCCGCTGGCGGGCGGCTGTCAATCGCAACCCGGCGGATTACGGCACGGGACGTGCGCCAGATGGGCGCGGAAATCCTGCCGGAAGGCGAATACACGGCGCTCGTCGTGCAGGACACCGGTGGGGGCATTCCGCCCGATCACCTCAGCAAGATTTTCGAACCCTTCTTCACCACCAAGGAGCAGGGCCGGGGCGGGGCAATGGGCGGAACGGGTCTGGGCCTGTCCACCGTCTATGGCATCGTCAAGCAATCGGGCGGTTTCATCTTCGCCGACAACATTCCCGCGACGGCTGTCGGAGGGAGAGCGGGCGCCCGCTTCAGCGTGTATTTCCCCGTTCACCACGGGCAGGCGCCCAGCAAGCGCCGGCCTGCCGATGCGGCGCCGGCGGTGCAATGGTCAGGCGGCGGCAAAGTCCTTCTGGTCGAGGACGAGGACATGGTTCGCGCGGTGGCGGACCGGGCGCTCACCCGTGCCGGCTATCAGGTTACTGCCTGTGCGGATGGCGAAGCAGGACTTGCGGCCATCGCCAATGGAGGGACCTTCGACATCGTCGTGAGTGACGTCGTCATGCCCGGAATGGATGGTCCGTCAATGGCCCGCGCGATCCGCCGGGTGCGGCCTTCCCTGCCTATCCTGTTCATGTCCGGCTATGCCGAGGAGCAACTTCGGCGCGAGATCGATATTGTCGATATGCACTTCATCGCCAAGCCGTTCAGCGTCCAGCAGATTGCCGACAAGGTCGGCGGAGTGCTGAGCAATGCCCGAACGGCGGCACCAGCGACGGCGGGCTAG
- a CDS encoding DUF2062 domain-containing protein: protein MRPFAARVLRSELWRFTRRSVPRGVALGMLVGIIVPFAQILFASLMCLPIRANVPIAALTTFVTNPFTTPLIWVLGYNIGSWMLRVDAMTVIAPVNKAMERSEFGDMLQWLTGATLVTAFGLVVLAVVAAAISYLVSGFVWRFVVANKRARKLRERRELRERALQASGS from the coding sequence ATGCGGCCCTTCGCCGCGCGCGTGCTGCGGTCGGAACTCTGGCGATTCACTCGGCGCTCGGTGCCCCGCGGAGTTGCGCTGGGAATGCTGGTCGGGATCATCGTGCCTTTCGCCCAGATCCTGTTCGCTTCGTTGATGTGCCTTCCGATACGCGCGAACGTGCCGATCGCGGCGCTGACGACTTTCGTCACCAACCCGTTCACCACCCCGCTCATCTGGGTACTGGGGTACAATATCGGTTCGTGGATGCTTCGGGTCGACGCGATGACCGTCATTGCTCCGGTAAACAAGGCGATGGAGCGCAGCGAATTCGGCGACATGCTGCAATGGCTGACCGGTGCGACGCTGGTCACTGCCTTCGGCCTGGTGGTCCTTGCCGTCGTGGCCGCGGCCATAAGCTACCTGGTGAGCGGATTCGTGTGGCGGTTCGTGGTCGCCAACAAGCGGGCTCGCAAGCTCAGGGAGCGCAGGGAACTGCGCGAGCGGGCGCTGCAGGCGAGCGGTTCATGA
- the smpB gene encoding SsrA-binding protein SmpB — MARPKPETFDKKKTVAENRRARYDYFIEDKFEAGLMLTGTEVKSLRAGEATIAESYAEVRGGEVWLVNANVPEFSHGNRFNHEPRRPRKLLLNAREIDKMTGAVERKGMTLVPLSIYFNGRGRAKVELALAKGKNSADKRQSTKDRDWQRDKARLMRERG, encoded by the coding sequence ATGGCCCGACCCAAACCCGAGACTTTCGACAAGAAGAAGACCGTCGCCGAGAACCGGCGCGCCCGGTACGATTACTTCATCGAGGACAAGTTCGAGGCCGGCCTGATGCTGACCGGCACGGAGGTAAAGAGCCTTCGCGCAGGTGAGGCGACCATCGCCGAAAGCTACGCCGAAGTGCGCGGAGGCGAGGTGTGGCTGGTCAACGCCAACGTGCCCGAATTCAGCCACGGCAATCGCTTCAACCATGAGCCGCGCCGCCCGCGCAAGCTGCTCCTCAACGCGCGCGAGATCGACAAGATGACCGGGGCGGTGGAGCGCAAGGGGATGACGCTTGTTCCCCTGTCGATCTATTTCAACGGGCGCGGCCGGGCGAAAGTCGAGCTCGCGCTCGCCAAGGGCAAGAACAGCGCCGACAAGCGGCAGTCGACGAAGGACCGGGACTGGCAGCGCGACAAGGCGCGGCTGATGCGCGAGCGTGGCTAA
- the dapA gene encoding 4-hydroxy-tetrahydrodipicolinate synthase, whose protein sequence is MFSGSIPALVTPFRDGSFDEPAFRRLVDWQIESGSSALVPCGTTGEASTLSNAEHHRVIEVCVEQAAGRVPVIAGCGSNDTMNARLHMNFSRKTGAAAALCVAPYYNRPSQEGLLAHFSFLAENSTLPIVLYNVPGRTVTDIMPETVCELATRFPDRIVAIKDASGDLSRVTDHRMGIGKDFCQLSGDDELWLPHSAAGGVGCISVTANVAPALCAEFQAAIAANDLARARDLNDKLYPLHYAMFEDASPAPVKYALSRVHDWLNPSVRLPLVECSDRARKAVDDALAHAGLV, encoded by the coding sequence ATGTTCTCCGGTTCGATTCCAGCCCTGGTGACTCCTTTTCGCGACGGGTCGTTCGACGAGCCGGCCTTTCGCCGCCTTGTCGACTGGCAGATCGAGAGCGGCTCAAGCGCTCTGGTTCCATGCGGCACGACCGGCGAGGCGTCCACGCTCTCCAACGCCGAGCACCATCGCGTCATCGAAGTTTGCGTCGAGCAGGCAGCAGGCCGAGTGCCGGTCATCGCCGGATGCGGTTCGAACGACACCATGAATGCCCGGCTTCATATGAACTTCAGCCGCAAGACCGGCGCGGCAGCAGCCCTGTGCGTGGCACCCTACTACAACCGGCCGAGCCAGGAGGGCTTGCTCGCCCACTTCAGCTTCCTTGCCGAAAACAGCACCTTGCCGATCGTTCTTTACAATGTCCCGGGCCGTACCGTCACCGACATCATGCCCGAGACGGTGTGCGAGCTGGCGACCCGTTTTCCCGACCGGATCGTGGCCATCAAGGATGCCAGCGGGGACCTTAGCCGGGTGACCGATCATCGCATGGGAATTGGCAAGGATTTCTGCCAGCTGTCCGGCGACGACGAGCTGTGGCTGCCGCATTCGGCCGCTGGCGGCGTCGGCTGCATTTCCGTGACCGCCAACGTCGCGCCCGCACTGTGCGCCGAGTTCCAGGCGGCCATCGCGGCCAACGACCTGGCACGCGCGCGGGATCTCAACGACAAGCTCTACCCGCTGCATTACGCGATGTTCGAGGACGCAAGCCCCGCGCCCGTCAAATATGCGCTCAGCCGGGTGCACGACTGGCTTAATCCGTCGGTGCGGTTGCCGTTGGTCGAATGTTCCGACCGGGCGCGGAAAGCTGTCGACGACGCGCTCGCGCACGCCGGTCTTGTCTAG
- a CDS encoding lytic transglycosylase domain-containing protein: MSSMVANRIRSFRLIALAGVSCMAAPAFADSAVDMARTQMVATQPGQAAAAVARWQQLTGNDRMGFADYAGFALRYPDFPRMEVIRGNAESALERDLATSPQQVAAYFDRFPPQSNPARARYALALSTLARPEAREAARAAWRGGKMSSSAEAYLLGLYGPSFTPDDNDERLRALLWQGEAEAAARIINSSSPANRPLFMARLSLLQGQEPAAIGLPQPPNASADPGYVFNLARYYRKSGQGYRGQQLLATRASFVRPPHDAEDMVTEMLAQAKGASANTAAAIASKVDDLFAPGTDISGLSYKLRDDYTSLMWLGGTKALWSMGDGTLAAPLFWRYGNAARTPQTRSKGFYWAGAASAQAGNPTEANRYFEMAAQYPEYFYGQLALERLGRPLPQFQQVALVQPTSAETAAFNAQPLVQAIRATARYGTDWRTERYFFTALAEQAQTAGQMRLVANLATELGLPELAVVVGRVAPEKDLTGFTGVGFPVVSTPMGADYTMVHAIARQESEFDEDRVSHAGARGLMQLMPATANEQAGKLGISYMSANLTRDPQYNIRLGDAYFARMMDYFGGSYPLAVAAYNAGAGNVNKWLRANGDPRTGSIGWLQWIEQIPIFETKNYVQRVIENAVVYEALHPERVRYGSPRGVSQFIGKRTPG; the protein is encoded by the coding sequence ATGTCCAGCATGGTTGCCAATCGTATCCGTTCGTTTCGTCTGATTGCCCTGGCCGGGGTTTCGTGCATGGCCGCGCCAGCTTTTGCGGACAGCGCGGTCGATATGGCACGAACGCAGATGGTAGCCACCCAGCCCGGGCAGGCTGCCGCGGCGGTTGCGCGTTGGCAGCAGCTTACCGGCAATGACCGGATGGGGTTTGCCGACTACGCCGGATTTGCCCTGCGCTACCCTGACTTCCCGCGGATGGAAGTGATCCGCGGCAATGCCGAGAGCGCGCTCGAGCGTGACCTTGCCACTTCGCCGCAGCAGGTCGCGGCTTATTTCGATCGTTTCCCTCCGCAGTCGAATCCCGCGCGTGCACGCTACGCGCTGGCGTTGTCCACGCTCGCCCGTCCGGAAGCCCGCGAAGCCGCGCGCGCCGCGTGGCGGGGCGGCAAGATGAGCAGCTCGGCAGAGGCTTATCTGCTGGGTCTTTACGGGCCTTCTTTTACCCCGGATGACAACGACGAACGCCTCCGCGCCCTCTTGTGGCAAGGCGAGGCGGAGGCTGCGGCGCGGATCATCAATTCGTCGTCCCCCGCCAACCGTCCCCTGTTCATGGCCCGCCTCTCTCTCCTGCAGGGTCAGGAGCCGGCCGCAATCGGACTTCCGCAGCCGCCGAACGCGAGCGCGGACCCGGGTTACGTGTTCAATCTCGCCCGATATTATCGCAAGAGCGGACAGGGCTATCGGGGCCAGCAGCTCCTGGCGACCCGCGCGTCGTTCGTGCGTCCGCCGCACGATGCCGAAGACATGGTCACGGAGATGCTGGCCCAGGCAAAGGGAGCATCGGCCAACACGGCTGCCGCGATCGCCAGCAAGGTCGATGACCTTTTCGCGCCCGGGACCGACATTTCCGGCCTCTCTTACAAGCTCCGCGATGATTACACGTCGCTGATGTGGCTGGGCGGCACGAAGGCGCTGTGGTCGATGGGCGACGGCACTTTGGCTGCCCCGCTGTTCTGGCGGTATGGCAACGCGGCGCGCACCCCGCAGACGCGTTCGAAGGGCTTCTACTGGGCCGGCGCGGCCTCTGCTCAGGCAGGCAACCCGACGGAAGCGAACCGCTATTTCGAGATGGCGGCGCAGTATCCGGAATACTTCTACGGGCAGCTGGCGCTCGAACGGCTCGGCCGCCCGCTACCCCAGTTCCAGCAGGTGGCGTTGGTACAACCGACCTCCGCCGAGACCGCCGCTTTCAACGCCCAACCGCTGGTCCAGGCGATCCGCGCTACTGCCCGCTACGGAACGGACTGGCGGACCGAGCGGTATTTCTTCACCGCGCTCGCCGAACAGGCACAGACGGCAGGGCAGATGCGCCTGGTCGCCAATCTTGCGACCGAACTCGGTCTGCCCGAACTGGCGGTGGTTGTTGGCCGTGTGGCACCTGAAAAGGATCTCACCGGCTTTACCGGCGTCGGATTTCCCGTCGTTTCTACGCCCATGGGCGCGGACTATACGATGGTCCATGCCATCGCACGCCAGGAAAGCGAGTTCGACGAAGACAGGGTCAGCCATGCTGGCGCGCGCGGATTGATGCAATTGATGCCGGCCACCGCCAACGAGCAGGCGGGCAAGCTCGGCATCAGCTACATGAGCGCCAATCTGACGCGCGATCCGCAATATAACATTCGCCTCGGGGATGCGTACTTTGCGCGAATGATGGACTACTTCGGCGGCAGCTATCCTCTCGCGGTGGCGGCGTACAACGCAGGCGCGGGCAACGTGAACAAGTGGTTGCGGGCCAACGGCGATCCCCGCACCGGCTCGATCGGCTGGCTTCAGTGGATCGAGCAGATTCCGATTTTCGAGACGAAGAACTACGTCCAGCGCGTGATTGAGAACGCGGTTGTGTACGAGGCGCTCCATCCTGAACGGGTCCGCTACGGCAGCCCGCGCGGGGTGAGCCAGTTCATCGGCAAGCGCACGCCGGGTTGA
- a CDS encoding GreA/GreB family elongation factor, with translation MPAPPNNPITPDGLAALKARYDHLLGNERPAIVEIVSWAAGNGDRSENGDYIYGRKRMREIDRELAHLARRLKSARAIDPAAQPDRSRVFFGATVTLADEDDRRRMVTIVGDDEQDAAAGRIGWSSPLARAIRGASLGDLRTVCLPSGEKEWEIIGIAYG, from the coding sequence ATGCCCGCACCGCCGAACAACCCGATCACGCCGGACGGCCTGGCCGCCCTCAAAGCGCGCTACGATCACTTGCTTGGAAACGAGCGCCCGGCGATCGTGGAAATCGTCAGCTGGGCGGCTGGCAACGGCGACCGAAGCGAGAACGGCGATTATATCTACGGCCGCAAACGAATGCGCGAGATCGATCGCGAACTCGCCCATCTCGCTCGCCGGCTGAAGTCTGCGCGAGCCATCGATCCAGCGGCCCAGCCGGATCGGTCGCGCGTGTTCTTCGGCGCTACCGTTACACTCGCCGATGAGGACGACCGGCGACGCATGGTAACCATCGTCGGCGATGACGAGCAGGATGCTGCGGCGGGCCGGATCGGCTGGAGTTCACCGCTGGCCCGGGCGATACGGGGCGCATCGCTGGGCGATCTGCGAACCGTGTGCCTGCCTTCTGGCGAGAAGGAATGGGAAATCATCGGGATCGCCTATGGCTAG
- a CDS encoding invasion associated locus B family protein: MARKLLVAIALLLLPMQLSAKDSLGIFDGWGAFRDPAIPRCYAIALAKPSRLSRDYQAFASVGNWPRRGVRGQLHFRLSRKLAARAPITLAVGNKRFVLIGGGGDAWAQDKAMDAAIVAAMRSISTMVVSSRDAKGRRFSDTYLLQGAATAMDAATIGCARLR; the protein is encoded by the coding sequence ATGGCTAGGAAGCTCCTTGTCGCGATCGCGCTCCTGTTACTGCCGATGCAATTGTCGGCCAAGGACAGCCTCGGTATTTTCGATGGGTGGGGTGCGTTTCGCGATCCGGCGATACCTCGATGCTACGCAATTGCGCTCGCCAAGCCGAGCCGGCTTTCACGTGATTACCAGGCCTTTGCCAGCGTGGGAAACTGGCCGCGGCGGGGCGTTAGGGGACAACTGCATTTTCGCCTATCCAGAAAGCTCGCGGCAAGAGCTCCGATCACGCTCGCCGTTGGCAACAAGCGCTTCGTTCTGATCGGAGGAGGCGGGGACGCCTGGGCGCAGGATAAGGCGATGGATGCGGCGATTGTCGCGGCGATGCGCTCAATTTCGACGATGGTCGTTTCCAGCCGCGACGCAAAGGGCAGGCGATTCTCGGACACCTACCTGTTGCAGGGAGCGGCGACCGCGATGGACGCAGCGACGATCGGGTGCGCGCGCTTGCGCTGA
- a CDS encoding outer membrane protein — MNIKIGSLAAASLIALATPAMAQTAGEVPFSGFRVGGEVGYDHIRSGSTEDVDDTRDLKQSVDGVEYGAVVGYDFPAGDNLRVGVEASYAGSSAGRDYNNDQPTVFNLGNVKADRDIYVGGRLGFVTSPSTMVYAKAGYTNQRFSLTGTDGTVNLDQSLDTDGWRLGAGAEFAVGRNAYIGAEYRYSKYGEGEVDFEGDTPDGSRFNLDTDRHQVVATAGIRF, encoded by the coding sequence ATGAATATCAAGATCGGATCGCTTGCCGCTGCCTCGCTCATCGCGCTGGCCACGCCCGCGATGGCCCAGACCGCAGGCGAAGTGCCGTTCAGCGGCTTCCGCGTCGGTGGCGAAGTCGGCTACGATCACATCCGCTCGGGCAGCACCGAGGATGTCGACGATACCCGCGACCTCAAGCAGTCGGTCGACGGCGTCGAATACGGTGCGGTCGTGGGTTATGACTTTCCTGCCGGTGACAATCTGCGTGTCGGCGTGGAAGCGAGCTACGCCGGCAGCAGCGCTGGCCGCGACTATAACAACGACCAGCCGACGGTCTTCAATCTCGGCAACGTCAAGGCCGATCGCGACATCTACGTCGGCGGTCGTCTGGGCTTCGTGACGAGCCCGTCGACCATGGTCTACGCGAAGGCCGGCTACACCAACCAGCGGTTCTCGCTTACGGGAACGGACGGCACGGTCAACCTCGATCAGAGCCTTGACACCGATGGTTGGCGCCTCGGCGCCGGTGCCGAGTTTGCGGTGGGTCGCAACGCCTATATCGGTGCCGAATACCGTTACTCGAAGTACGGCGAAGGCGAAGTGGATTTCGAAGGCGATACGCCTGACGGCAGCCGCTTCAACCTTGACACCGACCGTCACCAGGTCGTCGCGACTGCGGGGATCCGCTTCTAA
- the rlmN gene encoding 23S rRNA (adenine(2503)-C(2))-methyltransferase RlmN translates to MADTALMPIPGSIDAVPVARPASSAGFTTRPDGRIDLVGLPRDQITALLADAGLDPKAARLRAKQVFHWIYHRGVIDFSAMTDIAKSMRPWLADRFVVGRPEVVEAQHSNDGTRKWLLRTADGHDFEMVFIPDADRGTLCVSSQVGCTLNCAFCHTGTMKLVRNLTAGEIVGQVMLARDALGEWPKGSMSGLEDDEDAGHYSSDGRLLTNIVMMGMGEPLYNFDNVKGALKIVMDGDGLALSKRRITLSTSGVVPMMARAGEEIGVNLAVSLHATNKTVRDEIVPLNRKYGIEELLAACAAYPGASNARRITFEYVMLKDKNDSDEDARELVRLIKRYNLPAKVNLIPFNPWPGAGYECSSPERVRRFSEIVFEAGISAPVRTPRGRDIDAACGQLKTAAERKSRAQLDREAAA, encoded by the coding sequence ATGGCCGACACCGCCCTTATGCCGATCCCGGGATCAATCGACGCCGTGCCGGTGGCCCGGCCAGCTTCGTCCGCAGGTTTCACCACGCGCCCGGACGGTCGGATCGATCTTGTCGGCCTTCCGCGCGATCAGATCACAGCGCTGTTGGCCGATGCGGGGCTCGATCCGAAGGCGGCACGCCTGCGCGCCAAGCAAGTGTTTCACTGGATCTACCATCGCGGAGTGATCGACTTCTCGGCGATGACCGATATCGCCAAGTCGATGCGGCCCTGGCTTGCAGACCGCTTCGTCGTTGGCCGTCCTGAAGTTGTGGAGGCCCAGCACTCGAACGACGGCACGCGCAAATGGCTGTTGCGCACCGCTGACGGGCACGATTTCGAGATGGTTTTCATCCCGGACGCGGACCGGGGAACCCTGTGTGTGTCCAGCCAGGTTGGCTGCACGCTGAACTGCGCGTTCTGCCACACGGGGACGATGAAGCTCGTGCGCAATCTCACCGCTGGCGAGATCGTCGGACAGGTTATGCTCGCCCGAGACGCTCTTGGCGAATGGCCAAAGGGATCGATGTCCGGGCTCGAGGACGATGAGGATGCCGGTCACTATTCTTCAGACGGCCGCTTGCTGACCAACATCGTGATGATGGGAATGGGAGAGCCGCTTTATAATTTCGACAACGTGAAAGGCGCGCTGAAGATCGTCATGGACGGCGATGGCCTGGCGTTGTCCAAGCGGCGGATCACGCTTTCCACCAGCGGTGTCGTGCCCATGATGGCGCGGGCGGGCGAGGAAATCGGCGTCAATCTCGCCGTGTCGCTGCATGCGACCAACAAGACCGTGCGTGACGAGATCGTGCCGCTCAATCGCAAGTATGGAATTGAGGAATTGCTGGCCGCCTGCGCAGCCTACCCGGGCGCTTCGAATGCCCGGCGCATCACGTTCGAATACGTAATGCTGAAAGACAAGAATGACAGCGACGAGGATGCGCGCGAACTTGTCCGGCTGATCAAGCGGTACAATCTGCCGGCGAAGGTCAATCTCATCCCGTTCAATCCCTGGCCGGGTGCCGGCTACGAATGCTCGAGCCCCGAGCGGGTTCGGCGCTTTTCGGAGATCGTTTTTGAAGCGGGCATCAGCGCGCCGGTGCGCACTCCTCGGGGACGGGATATCGATGCGGCCTGCGGCCAGCTTAAGACCGCGGCCGAACGGAAGAGTCGAGCTCAACTAGATCGCGAAGCCGCGGCTTAG
- a CDS encoding glycine zipper 2TM domain-containing protein, whose product MKKLVLAIAATGLMVPATPALAKHHGRHHTYQPRYQTASNGVRYWQGQDGRYYCKRSNGTTGLIIGAAAGALAGRAIDTRGERATGTILGAAAGALLGRQVQRGSVRCR is encoded by the coding sequence GTGAAAAAGCTTGTTCTCGCCATCGCCGCAACTGGCCTGATGGTGCCCGCTACGCCCGCGCTGGCAAAGCACCACGGCCGCCATCACACTTACCAGCCGCGCTACCAGACCGCCTCCAACGGAGTGCGCTATTGGCAGGGTCAGGATGGACGTTACTACTGCAAGCGCTCCAACGGAACGACCGGTCTCATCATCGGCGCGGCCGCCGGTGCGCTCGCCGGCAGGGCGATCGATACGCGCGGTGAGCGCGCTACCGGTACTATCCTGGGTGCGGCCGCGGGCGCTTTGCTTGGCCGCCAGGTTCAGCGCGGCTCGGTACGCTGCCGCTAA
- a CDS encoding SDR family oxidoreductase produces MASPGNLPAVLVTGGARRIGAQIARAFGEVGWHVVIHYGTSVDEAEALAAELPSAIAIHCDLSDGDAAEDMVERLAAHLPDWRVLINSASVFDYDEVSHLDPDTFRRAIRVNAESPARMAQAFLARATCRGGRRVIQVTDQKLENPNPDFFSYTLSKHAIAAAVPMLAMGAASSQDRVYALAPGAILPSHDQDEAESEVSHRLNLLGRRTDATEIAGACLWLAEGTLASGSTLYVDSGQHLLAQPRDVIYLAREEQG; encoded by the coding sequence ATGGCGTCTCCCGGCAACTTACCAGCGGTACTCGTCACGGGCGGCGCGCGGCGGATAGGCGCGCAGATAGCGCGAGCGTTTGGCGAGGTCGGCTGGCACGTCGTGATTCATTATGGGACGTCGGTTGACGAGGCCGAGGCGCTGGCAGCCGAACTCCCCAGCGCGATCGCCATCCACTGTGATCTGTCCGATGGCGACGCGGCGGAGGACATGGTCGAACGGCTTGCAGCGCATCTCCCCGATTGGCGCGTCCTAATCAACTCGGCCTCGGTGTTCGACTACGATGAGGTCAGCCACCTCGACCCGGATACCTTCCGCCGCGCGATCCGCGTGAATGCCGAATCTCCCGCGCGGATGGCCCAGGCGTTCCTCGCCCGCGCCACGTGCCGGGGCGGACGCAGGGTTATTCAGGTGACCGACCAGAAACTTGAAAATCCCAACCCGGATTTCTTCAGTTACACCCTGAGCAAGCATGCGATCGCAGCGGCAGTGCCGATGCTGGCAATGGGGGCTGCGTCTTCCCAGGACCGGGTCTATGCGCTGGCGCCCGGGGCGATCCTGCCGAGCCATGACCAGGACGAAGCGGAAAGCGAAGTCAGCCACCGTCTCAACCTCCTGGGTCGCCGAACAGATGCAACAGAAATCGCCGGCGCGTGCCTATGGCTTGCCGAGGGGACACTGGCGAGCGGGTCGACCCTCTATGTGGACAGCGGACAGCATCTTCTGGCTCAGCCGCGCGACGTCATCTACCTCGCCCGGGAAGAGCAAGGGTGA